One region of Eupeodes corollae chromosome 1, idEupCoro1.1, whole genome shotgun sequence genomic DNA includes:
- the LOC129938450 gene encoding uncharacterized protein LOC129938450, translated as MKSKTKRSRTPNWDSSDKILLRQLIEDKIQIIENKNVDTNTSHMKRDAWREITDSFNSLSATMRETSQIQAQWRGTKMKAKAEMSAFQRNLRATGGGPPPKSPEPENIKLMALIPHEFEVDTNEFDCDTEMIKENVTSVVVDNEYEDVFFVEDESPRKYMPSTSSPKVHAPSPPIPSPKPPPPAPPPLDAFCKKKSASFKRKINCKDGELLKKELFQFAMANRRAEKEFMQLEHQEKMKGIIMEREIKLKTLNMEHAEREKMLEMERRHKEEMHQLKMRKLEEHFSL; from the exons atgaaatcgaaaacaaaaaggtCTCGTACCCCGAATTGGGATTCGTCCGATAAA ATACTCCTTCGACAGCTAATAGaggacaaaattcaaataatcgaaaacaaaaatgttgacacCAACACATCCCACATGAAACGAGATGCCTGGCGTGAAATAACCGATAG TTTCAACAGTTTAAGCGCAACAATGAGGGAAACATCTCAAATTCAGGCTCAATGGCGAGGAACTAAAATGAAGGCCAAAGCAGAGATGTCGGCCTTCCAAAGAAACCTGAGGGCAACAGGTGGTGGACCACCTCCCAAGTCACCTGAGCCTGAGAACATCAAATTGATGGCACTTATCCCCCATGAATTTGAGGTGGATACAAATGAGTTCGATTGCGATACTGAG ATGATAAAAGAAAACGTAACTTCAGTGGTTGTAGACAATGAGTatgaagatgttttttttgtggagGATGAATCCCCAAGGAAATATATGCCATCAACTTCTTCACCAAAAGTACATGCCCCATCACCACCAATACCATCACCAAAACCGCCACCACCTGCACCTCCACCTTTGGatgctttttgtaaaaagaagtcAGCATCATTTAAACGAAAG aTTAATTGCAAAGATGGCGAACTCctcaaaaaagaattgtttcagTTCGCTATGGCAAATCGGAGAGCCGAAAAAGAGTTTATGCAGCTTGAGCACCAAGAAAAAATGAAAGGCATTATAATGGAGCgggagataaaattaaaaactttaaatatggAACATGCGGAAAGGGAGAAGATGCTTGAGATGGAAAGGAGACACAAAGAAGAAATGCACCAGCTCAAAATGAGAAAATTGGAAGAGCACTTTTCTCTGtag
- the LOC129938449 gene encoding putative nuclease HARBI1: protein MPFQFSSFINDFNNLNRVLPTPRMRKVYKKRFNPMSLRSEEFKKKYRFSKKNINKIIGIIRSDLSSDNRGGHIPIDIQVMAAIRYWGRNEIQDDGADIHGFSQPTLCQICKRVARALATKRPLFIKMPTSFSDQIRTMNKFSQIREFPKVVGAIDCTHIRIPKVGGPSGQYYINRKGYYSLNTQVVCDASLKINDIVCRWRGSTHDSRIFRESRIKQRFDDGEFNGRLLGDGGYPCTNILFTPVLNPRTDPEIRYNIAHIATRNTVERCFGVWKQRFRILLSGMRCSLENAKTTIIALAVLHNLAIDLQDVLPATDDDVNDDNQADSTENQERSQQEGSNQNLTRRVFIEQYFSTRNQ, encoded by the exons atgcctTTCCAATTTAGCtcgtttattaatgattttaataatttaaatcgcGTTTTACCAACTCCGAGAATgcggaaagtttataaaaaaaggttcaacCCAATGAGCTTAAGAagcgaagaatttaaaaaaaaatatagattttcaaaaaaaaacatcaacaaaataattggaattatccGTTCGGACCTCAGCAGCGATAATAGAGGAGGCCACATCCCCATAGATATCCAAGTAATGGCTGCAATAAGATATTGGGGACGGAACGAG atTCAAGACGATGGAGCAGACATCCACGGATTTAGCCAACCTACGCTTTGCCAAATTTGCAAGCGAGTGGCAAGAGCATTAGCTACCAAAAGACCTTTGTTCATTAAAATGCCAACTTCTTTTTCGGACCAGATAAGAACTATGAACAAGTTCTCTCAAATACGGGAGTTTCCAAAGGTGGTTGGGGCCATTGACTGTACCCACATAAGGATCCCAAAAGTAGGTGGCCCATCAGGGCAGTACTATATTAACAGAAAAGGGTACTACTCGCTGAATACGCAAGTAGTGTGCGACGCATCCcttaaaattaatgacattgTTTGCCGCTGGAGAGGCAGCACTCATGACTCACGAATTTTTAGGGAAAGCAGAATCAAACAACGATTTGATGATGGGGAGTTCAATGGTCGTCTGCTTGGGGATGGTGGGTACCCTTGTACTAATATCCTCTTTACCCCCGTTTTGAATCCTCGAACGGATCCTGAAATAAGATACAATATAGCTCATATAGCTACTCGTAACACGGTGGAAAGATGCTTTGGCGTCTGGAAGCAAAGATTCCGCATTTTGTTATCAGGTATGAGGTGCTCCTTAGAAAATGCCAAAACAACTATTATAGCCTTAGCAGTTCTTCATAACTTGGCAATTGATTTGCAGGATGTTCTTCCAGCCACag atgATGATGTGAACGATGACAATCAAGCAGATTCAACTGAAAATCAAGAAAGATCGCAACAGGAAGGAAGCAACCAAAATCTCACACGGCGTGTATTTATTGAACAATACTTTTCCACCCGCaatcaataa